The sequence CGTAGGCGAGTGTGCGTGAGGTCATTCCGATCAGTAGGGCGGAGGCAACGTCCTGGCTTGCCTCACTCATCCGCGCCGACAACTGCGCCGCGTCCTGCGGGGCCTGCGGCGGGGCTCCGGCTGGACCGCCAGCATCCAGAACGGCAGCGCCGGTCAGGAACGCGAACGCGTCAGGGAAGGGATCGCTGGCGTCCGTGGATCGGATCAAGGTCCAGAGATGGCCGTTGCCGTACGGGCCTGACAGCCCGGCCATAAGCTGCCGGATCCGTCCGAGCCGTTCGGTGATATCCACCGCCGATCACTCGGCCTGCTCGGCCGGCCGGAATTCGTGGACCACCTCGATGAGCCCGACGATGTGCCGGTTGAACTCGTCGAGTTCCTCGGCCGGTACCCACAGCTCGAGGATGTCGCGGCCGCCGACTTGCCGGACGGGGTAGCGGGCGGCGAACTCCTGGTCCACGTGGAACCGGGTGACGTAGCCAACGCCGGAGGCGGGAACGTTCCAGTCCCGGGCAATCATGATCGCGTACTGCTCGTTGAGGACGGGATAGAAGATCGGCTGGTCGGGCAGCCGTGGCGGCCACGCCTTCCAACCGGACGCGCGGACGAGCTCAAGCTCCTGCGGGCCGGTCGGCCGCCACAGCGTCATCGTCTCCGTCACCACGGCCCTCCTCTGTCAGATCGAGGTACGGTACCGGCAGTCGCGAAACGCGCTGGTGCCGCACCACGCGAGTCTGGCAGCCTGCTGGGTGTGCCCGAGACGGATTTCTTGCCGTGCAGCCTGGCGGAGTTGCAGGCGCTCGCCGCTGCGAAAGGGCACATCAAATACCTGTTCTTCTGGGGTCATCAGCCCCAGCCCGACGGCAGCATCGGACCGGGGTGCCTGAGTCAGTGGTGGCCGGCCCCGTTCGTCGTGAACGGCATTCGATACGCCACGGCGGAGCACTACATGATGGTCGGCAAGGCGTGCCTGTTCGGCGACGAGGCGATTGCCGAACAGATGCTGGCCGCGTCGCATCCGGGCGCGGTCAAGGCCCTGGGCCGCCAGGTACGCGGCTTCAACCAGGCACTGTGGGACGCGCACCGCTTCGACCTGGTCGTCGCCGCCAACGTGGCGAAGTTCAGCCAGCACCCCGACCTCGGACGGTACCTGTCGCACACGCGTAACCGCGTGCTGGTGGAAGCCAGCCCCGTGGATCAAGTCTGGGGCATCGGCCTGGTCGCCACCGACCCACGTGTGCATGATCCCGCCCAGTGGCGCGGCCAGAACCTCCTCGGATTCGCACTGATGCGCGCCCGCCTACAACTCGATGCAGGATGACCTGAAGATCTATGGCGGCATTCTTCGGTGCTCGGTGTCTGAGGGGGCTGTCCAAAGCCTCCTGCGCCGTGGGACTGGCCTACCGCACGATCATCTCCCGGACGCCGTATGTGTCCCACCACGATGGCCGGTGTTCGCGGAGCTCTCCCGCGATTCGTGTTAGTAGGAGCCAGTTGCCGTTGAGCACGAGTGCGACGTCTTCGGGTCGGCTGGCCAGGACACGGCCGACGGCCGACACCATGGCGGGAACCGCACCCTCCGGTGGGTCGATCTTGCGCAGGTCGAAGACGACGTTGGCGTACGTGTCGGGTTCCCACTCCCATTGGGTGCCGTCGTCGTTTTCGGCGTCGAAGTAGCCGTTGCTGCCCCCGGTAATGGTGACGGTGTAGCCGAGTTCGTCACCGAGGTCGGCGGTGAGGAGCCGGGGGTAGCCGGGCTGTGTCGACTCCTCGACGCCGTGCGGGGCGACGAGGGGAGCGAGGTCCTCCAGCGGGATGTCGCCGGCCAGGGTCAGTCGGTACTCGATGCCCACGTGCTGCCTGCCTTCTCAGTCTCGTCGGACGATCTGAATGATCGCACCGCTTCGCGTCACCGCTGCCAGTTCCTTGAGGTGCGGGACCGGCCAGTCGTCGAACTGCTTCTGCAGGGCGGCGATGTCACCACGCCAGTCCTGCAGGTTCAACACCACCCGTTGGGTCTGCTGCCTCGCCACCTTCTCCGCTACTTCTGTCCACACCCCGCGTACCGCCTTGCCGGGGGTGGGCGCGTAGCAGTCGAAGACGTGGCCCTCGATGAGATAGTCGGGTTCCTTGTCCGGCTTGCCCACGTCGCCGGTGCTCTGCCGGGCGTCGGCGATCTCCCGCCGGGTTGGGTTCTGGTGTACGCGGTAGCCGTCGTGGGCGAGCGTGTCGGCGCACTCGTTTTCCAACTCCAGCGAGCGCCGTACCGCGTCGTCTTCGCGTGGTGGGATTCTGGTCCGTGGTCCGGTCGGAGAGCCGCCGGGAACGCCGGTGGGCGTTCTGCTCCATAGGGTGGGGCCCGATCCGGGCAGGTCGGGGTCGCGCATGGCGGTTGCGGTCGGACCGCCGGTGGCGTCGGGGGCAGGGCTGGCCGGGAGAGACCGCCAGCCCCGGTCAGTTTCCCGCTGATCCCAGCCGTCGTGCCTCGGCGGTCGCCGCGTCGACGAACTGCCGGGCGGCGCCAGCGCGTTGAACGATGAGCACCATGACCTGCTTGACGCCATCCAGGGCCTGTAACAGGGGTCCCGGCTGCCCGCCGAGCAGGACGGCCGTGACGAGTTGTTGCGCCGCGCCGACCTGACTGATCACCCCGGTTGCCGCGTCGCGGGCGCTGTCCAACGCGCTCTGCACCGGTGCAAGCCCGCCGATTGTCTCCTGCGGTGTGCCGTGGCGGGGCACCGCAGCGGTGGCCTGCGCCGCCTCCCCGATCGACGTGGAGAGGCGGCCCAGACCAGCCTGAATCTCACCGATCGCGCCACGGACCCGGACCATGCCAGCGGCCACCGCAGCGAAACCGGCACCCGCCGCACGAAGACCGACCTCCTGCGCCTGGTCACCGGCTACAGCGGTGAGGCCGCGAGCTCTGTCGACGCCGGCTGTCAAGGCACGCAACTCGGCGTCAACCTTCTCAATGTTCGACACGTCGAGCCATTCTCCAATCGTCGACGATGTTGCATAAGCACTGAGTCCGAACGAGTTGCAGGCGCTTGCCCCATCTTGGCAACGGAGACAGTGTCGATGATCAGCATTATCGCGCTGGCTGCCGAGGCATGCCGAGCAGCGACCGGCGCTCGACAGAACGGACAACACCGGACATGCGGTGTCCACGCGTTCCGATTCTGCACCACGGCTCGCGGCCAGACGGGTTACAGAGAACTCGTGCAGCGCGGAAAGGTCACCAGCGCGGTCACCCAGTTCTGGAGTGACGGTCGGCGTGGGGTTCGGCCCCTGCGATCACGGCGGTCTCGATCCCTACGCGGTCCAGCACCGCCCGCATCTTCGTGTCGTGGAGGGGACCAAGGCGACGGGCGTCGGCCCCGTGGTTGTCGGCGAGGTACAGAGACGCGCGAAAACCATGGCGTCGGGTGGCTTCACGGACGATCTTGTAGAGCGTTATGACGGTGCTCGACGTCGGGGGCAGGTTCCAGGCGATGGAGTCAACGTCGCTCCAGCCCTCCACGAATTCTCCCCGTGCTGCGGATCCCCACAGCCCGACCCCGGCATCCGGGTGCCCGGCGATAGCGGCCTGAGCCTCTGCCCCCACCTCATTGACCAGATGACTGAGTTTCTGGCTGAAGGGCTGTTGCTGGGCAGCACGCCAGGTGATGACGGCAAGTGCGCGATCCAGTACCTCCTGGAACTGGGGATGACTGGCGGCCTGCCGGGCGGCGGGAGCATCGAGCCACCGGGCCCGGACGAAGCCTTCGTCTCGGGCCGGCGTCGTGGCGGTGGTAGCTGTGGTGAAGAGGAACCAGTGCGCCACGAGGCGCTCTGACACATCCCCGTTTCAGGCGGGACAGACTCGAAGGGAGGTCTGCTGGGTCCGATGGCTTACCTGGATCCGAAAGGTGAAGGGGACAAGAGCATGCCAGGAAATCGGCGGCCGGGTTCAGATGCCCGAGACGGCGTGCCGGGAGACCCGTGCGGTATGGCGAAGACTTGATTGTTTGAACCCTAATCTCCAGCGGCAGCAATTTACTGCGACCGGAAAGGCATCTGAAACCGGTGTCCGTCGTGGTCGGGGTGTACTGGTTCGCCCTGGCCAACCTTCGCGGCGGAAGCGATACCCGGCGAGGGTATTCAAGGAGATGAGTGGGGCGCCTGCAGCCGCGCTATTTCGTGTGTCAGAGACGAACGTGGGATCACCGTCCCAGTTCGGCTGGCGGTGTCGGAGCACTCGTAGTAGTCGCCGGAGTAACGCCCGGCCAAGGAGAACGGGAAAGCCGTTCACAGGGCGAAGGGGTGCAGGTGATGCGGACTGTGAGAAACAGTGGAGGTATGCGTAATGCAGAGCGCTGACACGGTACTCAAAGTCCTGCGTGGCAGGGGACGACGAAAACTGCCCCTGGAACGGCTGTATCGGCAACTGTTCAACGAGCAGTTGTTTCTGATCGCCTACGGGAGGATTTACGCCAACGACGGCGCGATGACGCCCGGAGTCGATGGGAGAACACCCGACGGGATGAGCCTGGAAGCCATCCGGGACATCATCGGTCGGCTTCGCGCCGAACGCTACCGGTTCACACCGGTCCGCCGGGTTTACATCCCGAAGAAGAACGGAGCCCAACGGCCCCTCGGGCTGCCGGCCTGGACCGACAAACTGGTCGGTGAGGTGGTGCGCCTGCTGTTGGAGGCGTACTACGAACCGCAGTTCTCGACCAGGTCGCACGGGTTCCGCACTGGTCGGGGCTGCCACACGCACTCGACGAGATCGCCTCGACATGGACGGGCACGACCTGGTTCATCGAGGGCGACATCGCCGACTGCTTCGGGAGCCTCGACCACGAGGTCATGCTCGCGATCCTCGCCGAGCAGATCCACGACAATCGGTTCTTGAACCTGGTAGGAGGAATGCTGCGGGCGGGATATCTGGAAGACTGGAAATGGCATGCCACGCATTCCGGTGCGCCACAAGGCGGCGTCATATCGCCGATCCTGTCGAACATCTATCTCGACCGTCTCGATACATTCGTGGAACAGGAAATGGTCCCGGCCTGGACCCGCGGAACAGTCCGACGGCCGAACCGGGCGTACTACAACGCGACGTCAAGAGTCGGCTACTGGAAAAGGAAGGGCGACCGCGACAAGGTCAAAACCTACCGCAAGATCCAGCAGTCGATTCCCACTCGCGACGTTCACGACCCGGACTACCGCCGGCTACGCTATATCCGCTACGCCGACGATCACCTCCTAGGATTCGCCGGCACCAAGGCCGAAGCCGAACAGATCAAGAACGAGCTAACCGCGTTTCTGCGCAAGGATCTGAAGCTCGCTCTTCTACCGAGAAAACCTTGATCACCCACGCCCGCACCCACAAGGCACGGTTCCTCGGCTACGACATCTGGACACGGCAGGCCGACACCTGGCACACCAAGGGCAAACGATCACTCAACGGCTCCATCGCC is a genomic window of Micromonospora tarapacensis containing:
- a CDS encoding NUDIX hydrolase — translated: MAHWFLFTTATTATTPARDEGFVRARWLDAPAARQAASHPQFQEVLDRALAVITWRAAQQQPFSQKLSHLVNEVGAEAQAAIAGHPDAGVGLWGSAARGEFVEGWSDVDSIAWNLPPTSSTVITLYKIVREATRRHGFRASLYLADNHGADARRLGPLHDTKMRAVLDRVGIETAVIAGAEPHADRHSRTG
- a CDS encoding CdiA C-terminal domain-containing protein, which codes for MELENECADTLAHDGYRVHQNPTRREIADARQSTGDVGKPDKEPDYLIEGHVFDCYAPTPGKAVRGVWTEVAEKVARQQTQRVVLNLQDWRGDIAALQKQFDDWPVPHLKELAAVTRSGAIIQIVRRD
- a CDS encoding NADAR family protein yields the protein MPETDFLPCSLAELQALAAAKGHIKYLFFWGHQPQPDGSIGPGCLSQWWPAPFVVNGIRYATAEHYMMVGKACLFGDEAIAEQMLAASHPGAVKALGRQVRGFNQALWDAHRFDLVVAANVAKFSQHPDLGRYLSHTRNRVLVEASPVDQVWGIGLVATDPRVHDPAQWRGQNLLGFALMRARLQLDAG
- a CDS encoding reverse transcriptase/maturase family protein, whose translation is MASTWTGTTWFIEGDIADCFGSLDHEVMLAILAEQIHDNRFLNLVGGMLRAGYLEDWKWHATHSGAPQGGVISPILSNIYLDRLDTFVEQEMVPAWTRGTVRRPNRAYYNATSRVGYWKRKGDRDKVKTYRKIQQSIPTRDVHDPDYRRLRYIRYADDHLLGFAGTKAEAEQIKNELTAFLRKDLKLALLPRKP
- a CDS encoding SitI3 family protein — its product is MGIEYRLTLAGDIPLEDLAPLVAPHGVEESTQPGYPRLLTADLGDELGYTVTITGGSNGYFDAENDDGTQWEWEPDTYANVVFDLRKIDPPEGAVPAMVSAVGRVLASRPEDVALVLNGNWLLLTRIAGELREHRPSWWDTYGVREMIVR
- a CDS encoding DUF6244 family protein, translating into MSNIEKVDAELRALTAGVDRARGLTAVAGDQAQEVGLRAAGAGFAAVAAGMVRVRGAIGEIQAGLGRLSTSIGEAAQATAAVPRHGTPQETIGGLAPVQSALDSARDAATGVISQVGAAQQLVTAVLLGGQPGPLLQALDGVKQVMVLIVQRAGAARQFVDAATAEARRLGSAGN
- a CDS encoding ADP-ribosylation/crystallin J1, which translates into the protein MTETMTLWRPTGPQELELVRASGWKAWPPRLPDQPIFYPVLNEQYAIMIARDWNVPASGVGYVTRFHVDQEFAARYPVRQVGGRDILELWVPAEELDEFNRHIVGLIEVVHEFRPAEQAE